From a single Prochlorococcus sp. MIT 0603 genomic region:
- a CDS encoding ribose-phosphate pyrophosphokinase: MTSFITASADLSLNANNTQRLKLISGTSNTSLANEIATYLDLENVPLVCKRFADGELYIQIQQSIRGCDVFLIQPTCAPVNDSLMELMILVDACKRASARQITAVIPYFGYARADRKTAGRESITAKLTANLLVSSGVDRVLAMDLHSAQIQGYFDIPCDHIYGSPVLIDYLLTKKLDEIVVVSPDVGGVARARAFAKQMKDAPLAIIDKRRAAHNVAQSLTVIGDVANKTAILIDDMIDTGGTICAGAELLRKEGAKRVIACASHAVFSPPAYDRLSIEGLFEEVVVTNSIPVPEEKYFNQLKVLSVANMLGEAIWRIHEESSISSMFR, translated from the coding sequence GTGACTAGTTTTATAACCGCATCAGCTGACTTGAGCTTAAACGCCAACAATACTCAGCGACTAAAATTAATTAGTGGCACATCAAACACTAGTCTTGCAAATGAGATTGCAACATATTTAGACCTTGAGAATGTTCCCCTAGTTTGCAAGAGATTTGCTGATGGAGAACTATATATACAAATCCAGCAATCGATAAGAGGTTGTGATGTATTTCTAATTCAACCAACTTGCGCACCAGTCAATGACAGCCTAATGGAATTGATGATATTAGTTGATGCTTGTAAACGTGCTTCTGCAAGACAAATTACTGCAGTCATTCCATACTTCGGCTATGCAAGAGCAGACAGAAAGACTGCCGGTAGAGAATCTATTACAGCAAAGCTAACAGCGAATCTTTTGGTTTCCTCTGGTGTAGATAGAGTTTTAGCTATGGATCTTCATTCTGCTCAGATACAAGGATATTTTGATATCCCTTGTGATCATATATATGGTTCGCCAGTCTTAATTGATTATCTATTAACAAAAAAACTTGATGAGATTGTTGTAGTTTCTCCTGATGTTGGAGGTGTTGCTCGTGCTAGAGCCTTTGCAAAGCAAATGAAAGATGCACCTCTTGCAATTATTGATAAAAGACGAGCTGCCCACAATGTCGCACAAAGCCTTACTGTTATTGGAGATGTAGCTAACAAAACTGCAATTTTAATAGATGACATGATCGATACTGGTGGCACAATCTGTGCAGGTGCAGAACTTTTAAGAAAAGAAGGTGCTAAAAGGGTTATTGCTTGTGCATCTCATGCTGTTTTCTCACCACCTGCTTATGACAGATTATCTATAGAAGGACTTTTTGAAGAAGTTGTAGTTACTAATAGTATTCCTGTCCCAGAAGAGAAATACTTCAATCAATTAAAAGTACTTTCTGTTGCCAATATGCTAGGTGAAGCAATCTGGAGGATTCATGAAGAGAGCTCTATTAGTTCTATGTTTAGATAA